A section of the Hyalangium minutum genome encodes:
- the gyrA gene encoding DNA gyrase subunit A, with the protein MADDTTDKPATPPAPPPPGSAGELIPVNIEDEMRRSYLDYSMSVIIGRALPDVRDGLKPVHRRILFAMHELGNTHNRAYKKSARVVGDVIGKYHPHGDSAVYDAMVRLAQEWSLRYLLVDGQGNFGSVDGDSPAAMRYTEVRMDRLAEELLADIDKETVGFGPNYDDSLTEPLVMPTKFPNLLVNGSSGIAVGMTTNIPPHNMGEVIDGTLHLIDNPDATVQDLMKFIPGPDFPTAGMITGREGILRAYTTGRGQITLRGKTEIEESKKGDREAIIITEIPYQVNKARLIEKIADLVREKKLEGISDIRDESDRQGMRIVVELKRDAISGVVLNNLYATTPLETTFGAVMLAIDGGQPRTLTLKELLDRFIAHRRDVITRRSRYELKKALARLHIVEGLLVAQDLIDLVVSLIRASKDPDEARWGLMHILAPALYEHERFRNLPRIDYAQAAAQMELLVSRAKAEEPNYGGLEHKYAGAGFSEDQAQNILEMRLQRLTGMQREELFKELLALVRDIARLRDILANERSLLNVIKTELHDIRARYSDKRRTEITGEVSEITSEDLIAEEDMVVTLSHTGYVKRSPLSEYRAQKRGGRGKTGAATKEDDFVTDLFVASTHAFLMPITTKGKLYSLKVHQIPQASRTSRGKAIINLIQFGEGEKLAQVLVTKDFPENRYVFFVTKRGVVKRTDLSAFANVRISGIIALGIDEGDELVAVKITDGSKDILLSTAQGMSIRFPEDEVRSMGRQAYGVKGITLEEGDEVVGADVVEKGNTILTVTENGYGKRTEEAEYRIQGRGGKGIIDIKTTERNGKVVGLVQVTDGDEVMLVTNGGMLIRMKAKEISVIGRNTQGVRLIALENGTEKVTGISKLPESSSEAEEPEGGGSAGGSSADEEQAPAAENSSEISDTEDSGNSEPGEDTPEES; encoded by the coding sequence ATGGCCGACGACACCACCGACAAGCCGGCAACGCCCCCCGCGCCTCCGCCTCCGGGCAGCGCTGGGGAGCTCATCCCCGTCAACATCGAAGACGAGATGCGCCGTTCGTATCTCGACTACTCCATGTCCGTCATCATCGGGCGCGCCCTGCCCGATGTGCGTGACGGACTGAAGCCCGTGCACCGCCGCATCCTCTTCGCGATGCACGAGCTGGGGAACACCCACAACCGCGCGTACAAGAAGTCCGCCCGCGTGGTGGGTGACGTGATTGGTAAGTACCACCCCCACGGTGACAGCGCCGTCTATGACGCGATGGTGCGTCTGGCTCAGGAGTGGAGCCTGCGCTACCTGCTCGTGGACGGGCAGGGCAACTTCGGCAGCGTCGACGGCGACTCGCCCGCGGCCATGCGTTACACGGAAGTGCGCATGGACCGCCTGGCCGAGGAGCTGCTGGCGGACATCGACAAGGAGACGGTCGGATTCGGGCCCAACTACGACGACTCGCTGACCGAGCCGCTCGTGATGCCCACGAAGTTCCCCAACCTCCTGGTCAACGGCAGCAGCGGCATCGCCGTGGGCATGACGACGAACATCCCGCCCCACAACATGGGCGAGGTGATCGACGGCACGCTGCACCTCATCGACAACCCGGACGCCACCGTCCAGGACCTGATGAAGTTCATCCCGGGCCCGGACTTCCCCACCGCCGGCATGATTACCGGCCGCGAGGGCATCCTCCGCGCCTACACCACGGGCCGCGGGCAGATCACCCTGCGTGGCAAGACGGAGATCGAGGAGAGCAAGAAGGGCGACCGTGAGGCCATCATCATCACGGAGATCCCCTACCAGGTGAACAAGGCGCGGCTCATCGAGAAGATCGCCGACCTGGTGCGCGAGAAGAAGCTGGAGGGCATCAGCGACATCCGCGACGAGAGCGACCGGCAGGGCATGCGCATCGTCGTGGAGCTCAAGCGCGATGCCATCTCGGGCGTGGTGCTCAACAACCTGTACGCCACCACCCCGCTGGAGACGACGTTCGGCGCGGTGATGCTGGCCATCGACGGCGGCCAGCCGCGCACGCTCACACTCAAGGAGCTGCTGGACCGGTTCATCGCCCACCGCCGCGACGTCATCACCCGCCGCAGCCGCTATGAGCTGAAGAAGGCGCTGGCCCGCCTCCACATCGTGGAAGGCTTGCTCGTCGCGCAGGATCTCATCGACCTGGTGGTCAGCCTCATCCGCGCCTCGAAGGATCCAGACGAGGCGCGCTGGGGCCTGATGCACATCCTGGCTCCGGCGCTCTACGAGCACGAGCGCTTCCGCAACCTGCCGCGCATCGACTACGCGCAGGCGGCGGCACAGATGGAGCTGCTGGTCAGCCGCGCCAAGGCCGAGGAGCCCAACTACGGCGGCCTGGAGCACAAGTACGCGGGCGCGGGCTTCAGCGAGGACCAGGCGCAGAACATCCTCGAGATGCGCCTGCAGCGCCTCACCGGCATGCAGCGCGAAGAGCTCTTCAAGGAGCTGCTCGCCCTGGTGCGCGACATTGCCCGGCTGCGGGACATCCTCGCCAACGAGCGCAGCCTGCTCAACGTCATCAAGACGGAGCTGCACGACATCCGCGCCCGCTACAGCGACAAGCGCCGCACCGAAATCACCGGCGAGGTCTCCGAGATTACGAGCGAGGACCTCATCGCCGAGGAGGACATGGTCGTCACCCTGTCCCATACCGGCTACGTGAAGCGCTCGCCGCTGAGCGAGTACCGCGCCCAGAAGCGCGGCGGACGGGGCAAGACGGGCGCCGCGACGAAGGAAGACGATTTCGTCACGGACCTGTTCGTGGCCAGCACCCACGCGTTCCTCATGCCCATCACCACCAAGGGCAAGCTGTACTCGCTGAAGGTGCACCAGATTCCGCAGGCCAGCCGCACCTCGCGCGGCAAGGCCATCATCAACCTCATTCAGTTCGGCGAGGGCGAGAAGCTGGCCCAGGTGCTCGTGACGAAGGACTTCCCGGAGAACCGGTACGTCTTCTTCGTCACCAAGCGCGGCGTGGTGAAGCGCACGGACTTGAGCGCGTTCGCCAACGTGCGCATCAGCGGCATCATCGCGCTGGGCATCGACGAGGGCGATGAGCTGGTGGCGGTGAAGATCACCGACGGCAGCAAGGACATCCTCCTGTCCACCGCGCAGGGCATGAGCATCCGCTTCCCGGAGGACGAGGTGCGCTCCATGGGCCGCCAGGCCTACGGCGTGAAGGGCATCACGCTGGAGGAGGGCGACGAGGTGGTGGGCGCGGACGTGGTGGAGAAGGGCAACACCATCCTTACGGTGACGGAGAACGGCTACGGCAAGCGCACCGAGGAGGCCGAGTACCGCATCCAGGGCCGCGGCGGTAAGGGCATCATCGACATCAAGACCACCGAGCGGAACGGCAAGGTGGTGGGCCTGGTGCAGGTGACGGACGGCGACGAGGTGATGCTCGTCACCAACGGCGGCATGCTCATCCGCATGAAGGCCAAGGAGATCTCCGTCATCGGCCGCAACACGCAGGGCGTGCGGCTCATCGCCCTGGAGAACGGTACGGAGAAGGTGACGGGCATCTCCAAGCTGCCCGAGTCCAGCAGCGAGGCCGAGGAGCCGGAGGGCGGCGGCTCCGCGGGTGGCTCCAGCGCGGACGAAGAGCAGGCTCCCGCAGCGGAGAACTCCTCCGAGATTTCGGACACCGAGGACTCCGGAAACTCCGAGCCGGGTGAGGACACTCCAGAAGAGAGTTGA
- a CDS encoding sensor histidine kinase, translating to MGDSISQGAVSEPRISDDSLGVQLEVAEERLRIVLGLTDGIVFEFDQDGRYVGIWTRSDELLSMPREQALGRTLMEVHGPQGGAFFMERLKQTLETKQPVRFEYSLEVVGGHHWFAAESMLVPNRPTVAFLVRDITQQKSMEQRLIQADRLASLGTLAAGVAHEVNNPLSYVSSNLNFIAESLTSVRQALNSGEGVVDAAYLDRLLAECAEALDEAREGTTRIRHVVGDLKTFARGQESEDGLANVKRALESSLSLVMPELRYRARLNRNLEEVPPVRGNEARLGQVFLNLLINASQAIVAGAPDRNQVDVHLREEGHWVVIEVQDTGHGIPADLLKLIFDPFFSTKPVGVGTGLGLSICHGIVTGMGGEISVESTVGRGTCFRVRLPIPAQVLASMRPKALAAS from the coding sequence ATGGGAGATTCCATCAGCCAGGGGGCAGTCTCGGAGCCGCGGATCTCGGATGACTCACTGGGCGTCCAGCTCGAGGTGGCGGAGGAGCGTCTCCGCATCGTGCTCGGGCTCACGGACGGCATCGTCTTCGAGTTCGACCAGGACGGGCGCTACGTCGGCATCTGGACCCGGTCGGACGAGCTGCTGTCCATGCCGCGCGAGCAGGCGCTGGGCCGCACCTTGATGGAGGTCCACGGCCCCCAGGGCGGCGCGTTCTTCATGGAGCGCCTGAAGCAGACCCTTGAGACGAAGCAGCCCGTGCGCTTCGAGTACAGCCTGGAGGTGGTGGGTGGGCACCACTGGTTCGCCGCGGAGTCCATGCTGGTGCCGAACCGGCCCACGGTGGCCTTCCTGGTGCGCGACATCACCCAGCAGAAGTCCATGGAGCAGCGGCTCATCCAGGCGGATCGGCTGGCGTCCCTGGGCACGCTGGCGGCGGGCGTGGCCCACGAGGTGAACAACCCGCTGAGCTACGTCTCCTCGAACCTCAACTTCATCGCGGAGAGCCTGACGTCGGTGCGGCAGGCGCTGAACAGCGGGGAAGGGGTGGTCGACGCGGCCTATCTGGATCGCCTGCTGGCGGAGTGCGCGGAGGCGCTCGATGAGGCGCGGGAGGGCACCACCCGCATCCGGCATGTGGTCGGAGATTTGAAGACGTTCGCTCGCGGCCAGGAGTCGGAGGACGGGCTGGCGAACGTGAAGCGGGCCCTGGAGTCCTCGCTGAGCCTGGTGATGCCGGAGCTGCGCTACCGGGCCCGGCTGAACCGGAACCTGGAAGAGGTGCCCCCGGTGCGAGGCAATGAGGCCCGGCTGGGGCAGGTGTTCCTCAACCTGCTGATCAACGCCTCCCAGGCCATCGTGGCGGGGGCTCCGGACCGGAACCAGGTGGACGTTCACCTGCGCGAGGAGGGGCACTGGGTGGTCATCGAAGTCCAGGACACCGGGCACGGGATTCCGGCGGATCTGTTGAAGCTCATCTTCGATCCGTTCTTCTCGACGAAGCCGGTGGGTGTGGGCACGGGGCTGGGGCTCTCCATCTGCCATGGCATCGTGACGGGCATGGGCGGAGAGATCTCCGTGGAGAGCACCGTGGGCCGGGGGACGTGCTTCCGGGTGCGGCTGCCGATTCCCGCTCAGGTGCTGGCGTCCATGCGCCCCAAGGCGCTGGCGGCTTCCTGA
- a CDS encoding CHAD domain-containing protein: MAPTSKKLARMTAVHGARKLTLHHLKRAAATVERLDDSRDTEALHDLRVELRHVRTYLRTYRKLFAGAVSAKSIEALRGFAHLTNPARDAEVHAAWLTQQSRARRSRSGAASRLRSNLTQHHAEHLQEIRERFTQDFPRLAHRLRRQVKRAKAPGKGRFGKYTAQKLRRLGQRLRQRLDRIQGPSDVERCHEARITAKRARYLLEPFEELHGAPKLLERLKALQDTLGDMHDLHVLTETLHGRSPELNSLASKAGRQLSSLYRQLQRRGFGKAGAQLDEAIAEGASTLRKAAKP, encoded by the coding sequence GTGGCGCCCACCTCCAAGAAGCTCGCGCGCATGACGGCGGTGCATGGAGCCCGGAAGCTCACGCTCCACCACCTGAAGCGCGCCGCGGCCACCGTCGAGCGCCTCGACGACTCCCGTGACACCGAGGCCCTGCACGACCTGCGCGTCGAGCTGCGCCACGTGCGCACCTACCTCCGCACCTACCGCAAGCTCTTCGCTGGGGCCGTGTCTGCCAAGAGCATCGAGGCCCTGAGAGGCTTCGCCCACCTCACCAACCCCGCCCGAGATGCCGAGGTCCACGCTGCCTGGCTCACCCAGCAGTCCCGTGCCCGCCGCTCTCGCTCGGGCGCCGCCTCCCGCCTGCGCTCAAACCTCACCCAGCACCACGCCGAGCACCTCCAGGAGATCCGCGAGCGGTTTACCCAGGACTTCCCCCGCCTCGCCCACCGCCTGCGCCGGCAGGTGAAGCGCGCGAAGGCCCCCGGTAAGGGCCGCTTCGGGAAGTACACCGCCCAGAAGCTGCGGCGCCTGGGCCAGCGCCTGCGCCAGCGGCTGGACCGCATCCAGGGCCCCTCCGACGTCGAGCGCTGCCACGAGGCCCGCATCACCGCCAAGCGCGCGCGCTACCTGCTGGAGCCTTTCGAGGAACTGCACGGCGCCCCCAAGCTCCTCGAGCGCCTCAAGGCCCTCCAAGACACCCTGGGAGACATGCACGACCTCCACGTACTGACGGAGACGCTGCATGGCCGAAGCCCGGAGCTGAACTCGCTCGCCTCGAAGGCCGGCCGCCAGCTCTCCTCGCTCTACCGCCAGCTCCAGAGGCGAGGGTTCGGGAAGGCGGGAGCCCAACTCGACGAGGCCATCGCCGAGGGGGCCTCGACCCTGCGCAAGGCAGCGAAGCCGTAA
- a CDS encoding YkvA family protein: MNITGLRGMGSRFVRYLSDGRVPLWKKLAGLLAVVYFLSPVDAIPDFIPILGWLDDLGVLSAAAFWMARQVQQYRPEPTPDGMPRDLEGRPRFPPARDPA, translated from the coding sequence ATGAACATCACGGGTCTTCGTGGAATGGGGTCCCGGTTCGTCCGGTACCTGAGCGACGGTCGAGTCCCCCTGTGGAAGAAGCTCGCGGGGTTGCTGGCGGTGGTCTACTTCCTGTCTCCGGTGGACGCGATCCCGGACTTCATCCCCATCCTGGGGTGGCTGGACGATTTGGGCGTGCTGTCGGCCGCGGCCTTCTGGATGGCGCGGCAGGTGCAGCAGTACCGCCCCGAGCCCACGCCGGACGGGATGCCGAGAGATCTCGAGGGCCGCCCGCGCTTTCCTCCCGCGCGCGACCCTGCCTGA
- the ureG gene encoding urease accessory protein UreG: MHDHDHDHDHDHGHSHDHDHGHTHEHWSGPGLFREREPRLPRDYHQRSFTVGIGGPVGSGKTALVLALCRHLRDKYSLGVVTNDIFTKEDAEFLHRNKALPSERIRAVETGGCPHAAIREDISHNLDALEGLMHDVKPELLIVESGGDNLAAQYSRELVDYTIYVIDVAGGDKVPRKGGPGITQSDLLVINKKDLAPHVGADLGVMDRDSRKMRGDGPFLFTQVNKDIGVPEIAEHILAAWREAVGKAA; this comes from the coding sequence ATGCACGACCACGATCACGACCACGACCATGACCACGGGCACAGCCACGACCATGACCACGGGCATACCCACGAGCACTGGTCGGGCCCTGGCCTGTTCCGGGAGCGCGAGCCGCGGCTCCCGCGCGACTACCATCAGCGCTCGTTCACGGTGGGCATCGGAGGGCCGGTGGGGAGCGGAAAGACAGCGCTGGTACTGGCGCTGTGCCGGCACCTCCGGGACAAGTACTCGCTGGGCGTCGTGACGAACGACATCTTCACGAAGGAGGACGCCGAGTTCCTCCACCGCAACAAGGCGCTGCCTTCCGAGCGGATCCGGGCGGTGGAGACGGGCGGCTGCCCTCACGCGGCGATCCGCGAGGACATCAGCCACAACCTCGACGCGCTCGAAGGGCTGATGCACGACGTGAAGCCGGAGCTGCTCATCGTCGAGAGCGGCGGAGACAACCTGGCGGCGCAGTACAGCCGGGAGCTGGTCGACTACACGATCTACGTCATCGACGTGGCAGGGGGAGACAAGGTGCCGCGCAAGGGCGGGCCGGGCATCACCCAGTCGGACCTGCTGGTCATCAACAAGAAGGACCTGGCACCGCACGTGGGAGCGGACCTGGGCGTGATGGACCGCGACTCACGCAAGATGCGGGGCGACGGCCCGTTCCTCTTCACGCAGGTGAACAAGGACATCGGCGTGCCCGAGATCGCCGAGCACATCCTCGCGGCGTGGCGCGAGGCGGTCGGCAAGGCGGCGTGA
- a CDS encoding urease accessory protein UreF, with protein sequence MTTRWRVLQLADSAFPTGGFSHSAGLEAAAQQGEVPDAAALRTFIEGVLWQAGHGSLPFLRAAYGPDAGPARLDAWCDAFLSNHVANRTSRTQGRTLVATAARIFSEAELQQLHAAIRARTLRAHYAPMFGITLRTLAVPLDQAQELFLHLALRGVASAAVRLGLLGPHEAQRLHDELTGVLGAVLERCGALGLNELSQPAPLVDLLGATHDRLYSRLFLS encoded by the coding sequence ATGACGACCCGCTGGCGCGTGCTGCAGCTCGCTGACTCGGCCTTTCCGACCGGAGGCTTCTCGCACTCCGCCGGGCTGGAGGCGGCCGCGCAACAGGGCGAGGTGCCGGACGCGGCGGCCCTGCGCACCTTCATCGAGGGAGTGCTCTGGCAGGCCGGCCATGGGAGCCTGCCGTTTCTCCGCGCCGCCTACGGCCCAGACGCTGGCCCGGCCCGGCTGGACGCGTGGTGCGACGCGTTCCTCTCCAACCACGTGGCCAACCGAACCAGCCGGACGCAGGGGCGGACGCTGGTGGCCACCGCGGCGCGCATCTTCTCCGAGGCGGAGCTGCAACAGCTCCACGCCGCCATCCGCGCGCGGACCCTGAGGGCGCACTACGCGCCCATGTTCGGCATCACGCTGCGGACCCTTGCAGTGCCGCTCGACCAAGCGCAGGAGCTGTTCCTGCACCTGGCGCTGCGCGGGGTGGCCTCGGCCGCGGTGCGGCTGGGGCTGCTCGGTCCGCACGAGGCGCAGCGCCTCCATGACGAGCTGACGGGCGTTCTGGGCGCCGTGCTCGAACGCTGTGGGGCCCTGGGCCTGAACGAGCTGTCACAGCCTGCGCCGCTCGTGGATCTGCTCGGCGCCACCCACGATCGTCTCTATTCCCGTCTGTTCCTGTCCTGA